From one Marmota flaviventris isolate mMarFla1 chromosome 1, mMarFla1.hap1, whole genome shotgun sequence genomic stretch:
- the Akap8 gene encoding A-kinase anchor protein 8 isoform X1, with the protein MEQGYGGYGAWSAGPANTQGTYGSGVASWQGYDNYNYYGAQNTSVTAGATYSYGPASWEATKANDGGLAAGGPAMHMASYGPDPCTDNSDSLIAKINQRLDMMSKEGGRGGSSSGGEGMQDRESSFRFQPYESYDSRPCLPEHNPYRPSYSYDYDFDLGTDRNGSFGGQYNDCRDPVRERGSLDSFMRGRGQGQGQGQGRFQDRSNSSTFMRNDHFMPPSASSEPLSVSWNELNYVGGRGLGGPSPSRPPPSLFSQSMAPDYGMMGMQGMQGAGSYDNTMPYGCGRSQTRIRDRPRRRGFERFGPDSMGRKRKQFPMYEEPEAKLARADSEGDFSENDDGAGDFRSGDEEFRGEDEFCDSGRQRGEKDEEDEEVKKRREKQRRRDRMRDRAADRIQFACSVCKFRSFEDEEIQKHLQSKFHKETLRFISTKLPDKTVEFLQEYIVNRNKKIEKRRQELIDKESTKPKPDPFKGIGQEHFFKKIEAAHCLACDMLIPAQHQLLQRHLHSVDHNHNRRLAAEQFKKTSLHVAKSVLNNRHIVKMLEKYLKGEDPFTNETVDPEIEGDDNLGGEDKEETPEEVAAEVLAEVITAAVRAVDGEGVPAGESGEMLAEGQVPVGATEASSDLHIEQLLEEQTSCGTSSEKGSTEAEAGSEATVLAAEAENALTVAVPAPAAVESEAGQSDAEAKDNIHTE; encoded by the exons GCTATGGGGCATGGAGTGCTGGACCTGCAAACACCCAGG gtaCATATGGAAGTGGTGTGGCCAGCTGGCAAG GTTATGACAACTACAATTACTATGGTGCCCAGAACACCAGTGTCACTGCAGGAGCAACCTACAGCTATGGCCCAGCCTCATGGGAGGCCACCAAGGCTAATGATGGCGGCTTGGCAGCTGGGGGCCCTGCCATGCACATGGCATCCTATGGCCCAGACCCATGCACCGACAATTCAGATTCTCTCATTGCCAAGATCAACCAGCGTTTGGACATGATGTCCAAGGAAGGAGGCAGGGGCGGGAGCAGCAGCGGTGGGGAGGGCATGCAAGACCGAGAGAG CTCCTTCCGCTTTCAGCCATATGAGTCCTATGACTCCAGGCCTTGCTTGCCCGAACATAATCCGTACCGCCCCAGCTATAGCTACGACTATGACTTTGACCTGGGGACCGACCGCAATGGCAGCTTTGGTGGGCAGTACAACGACTGCCGGGACCCAGTCCGTGAGCGGGGCTCCCTTGATAGCTTCATGAGGGGccggggccagggccagggccagggccagggccgcTTCCAGGACCGGAGCAATTCCAGCACCTTCATGCGCAATGACCATTTTATGCCACCCTCAGCTTCCTCGGAGCCCCTTTCTGTTTCTTGGAATGAGCTGAACTACGTGGGGGGACGAGGTCTGGGaggcccctcccccagcaggccacctccttccctcttctctcagTCCATGGCCCCTGACTATGGCATGATGGGCATGCAGGGCATGCAGGGAGCAGGCAGTTATGACAACACTATGCCTTATGGATGTGGTCGGTCACAGACTCGGATTCGGGATCGG CCCAGGAGGAGAGGGTTTGAGCGCTTCGGACCAGACAGCATGGGCAGGAAGCGAAAGCAGTTTCCCATGTACGAGGAACCAGAAGCCAAACTGGCTCGGGCTGACAGCGAAGGAGATTTTTCTGAAAACG ATGATGGAGCTGGCGACTTCCGGTCAGGAGATGAAGAATTCAGGGGT GAGGACGAATTCTGCGACTCCGGGAGGCAGAGAG GAGAGAAAGATGAGGAGGACGAGGAAGTGAAGAAGAGACGAGAAAAGCAAAGGAGGAGAGACAGGATGCGGGACCGAGCAGCTGACAG GATTCAGTTTGCCTGTTCAGTATGCAAGTTTCGCAGCTTTGAAGATGAAGAAATCCAGAAGCATTTGCAAAGCAAGTTCCACAAAGAGACACTGCGATTTATAAGTACCAAGCTGCCTGACAAGACAGTAGAGTTCCTCCAG GAATACATTGTAAACAGGAATAAGAAGATTGAGAAGAGGCGTCAGGAACTGATAGACAAGGAAAgcacaaaaccaaaaccagatcCTTTCAAAG GGATTGGCCAGGAACACTTCTTCAAGAAGATCGAGGCTGCGCATTGCCTGGCCTGTGACATGCTGATTCCCGCGCAGCACCAGCTCCTCCAACGGCATCTGCATTCAGTGGACCACAACCACAACCGCAGG TTGGCTGCTGAACAGTTCAAGAAAACAAGTCTCCACGTGGCTAAGAGTGTTTTGAACAACAGACACATAGTGAAGATGCTGGAAAAATACCTCAAG GGTGAGGACCCTTTCACTAATGAAACCGTTGATCCTGAAATAGAAGGAGATGACAATTTAGGAGGTGAAGATAAGGAAGAGACACCTGAGGAGGTGGCTGCAGAAGTCTTAGCAGAGGTGATTACAGCAGCCGTGAGAGCTGTTGATGGGGAAGGAGTGCCAGCTGGTGAGAGTGGTGAAATGCTGGCTGAAGGGCAAGTCCCAGTGGGTGCAACAGAGGCCAGCAGCGATCTTCACATTGAACAGCTACTGGAAGAGCAGACTTCCTGTGGAACATCATCTGAGAAGGGCAGTAccgaagctgaggcaggaagtgagGCCACAGTGCTGGCAGCAGAGGCAGAAAATGCCCTAACAGTGGCTGTTCCTGCCCCGGCTGCTGTGGAATCTGAAGCGGGACAAAGTGATGCAGAGGCCAAAGATAATATTCATACAGAATAA
- the Akap8 gene encoding A-kinase anchor protein 8 isoform X2 yields the protein MHMASYGPDPCTDNSDSLIAKINQRLDMMSKEGGRGGSSSGGEGMQDRESSFRFQPYESYDSRPCLPEHNPYRPSYSYDYDFDLGTDRNGSFGGQYNDCRDPVRERGSLDSFMRGRGQGQGQGQGRFQDRSNSSTFMRNDHFMPPSASSEPLSVSWNELNYVGGRGLGGPSPSRPPPSLFSQSMAPDYGMMGMQGMQGAGSYDNTMPYGCGRSQTRIRDRPRRRGFERFGPDSMGRKRKQFPMYEEPEAKLARADSEGDFSENDDGAGDFRSGDEEFRGEDEFCDSGRQRGEKDEEDEEVKKRREKQRRRDRMRDRAADRIQFACSVCKFRSFEDEEIQKHLQSKFHKETLRFISTKLPDKTVEFLQEYIVNRNKKIEKRRQELIDKESTKPKPDPFKGIGQEHFFKKIEAAHCLACDMLIPAQHQLLQRHLHSVDHNHNRRLAAEQFKKTSLHVAKSVLNNRHIVKMLEKYLKGEDPFTNETVDPEIEGDDNLGGEDKEETPEEVAAEVLAEVITAAVRAVDGEGVPAGESGEMLAEGQVPVGATEASSDLHIEQLLEEQTSCGTSSEKGSTEAEAGSEATVLAAEAENALTVAVPAPAAVESEAGQSDAEAKDNIHTE from the exons ATGCACATGGCATCCTATGGCCCAGACCCATGCACCGACAATTCAGATTCTCTCATTGCCAAGATCAACCAGCGTTTGGACATGATGTCCAAGGAAGGAGGCAGGGGCGGGAGCAGCAGCGGTGGGGAGGGCATGCAAGACCGAGAGAG CTCCTTCCGCTTTCAGCCATATGAGTCCTATGACTCCAGGCCTTGCTTGCCCGAACATAATCCGTACCGCCCCAGCTATAGCTACGACTATGACTTTGACCTGGGGACCGACCGCAATGGCAGCTTTGGTGGGCAGTACAACGACTGCCGGGACCCAGTCCGTGAGCGGGGCTCCCTTGATAGCTTCATGAGGGGccggggccagggccagggccagggccagggccgcTTCCAGGACCGGAGCAATTCCAGCACCTTCATGCGCAATGACCATTTTATGCCACCCTCAGCTTCCTCGGAGCCCCTTTCTGTTTCTTGGAATGAGCTGAACTACGTGGGGGGACGAGGTCTGGGaggcccctcccccagcaggccacctccttccctcttctctcagTCCATGGCCCCTGACTATGGCATGATGGGCATGCAGGGCATGCAGGGAGCAGGCAGTTATGACAACACTATGCCTTATGGATGTGGTCGGTCACAGACTCGGATTCGGGATCGG CCCAGGAGGAGAGGGTTTGAGCGCTTCGGACCAGACAGCATGGGCAGGAAGCGAAAGCAGTTTCCCATGTACGAGGAACCAGAAGCCAAACTGGCTCGGGCTGACAGCGAAGGAGATTTTTCTGAAAACG ATGATGGAGCTGGCGACTTCCGGTCAGGAGATGAAGAATTCAGGGGT GAGGACGAATTCTGCGACTCCGGGAGGCAGAGAG GAGAGAAAGATGAGGAGGACGAGGAAGTGAAGAAGAGACGAGAAAAGCAAAGGAGGAGAGACAGGATGCGGGACCGAGCAGCTGACAG GATTCAGTTTGCCTGTTCAGTATGCAAGTTTCGCAGCTTTGAAGATGAAGAAATCCAGAAGCATTTGCAAAGCAAGTTCCACAAAGAGACACTGCGATTTATAAGTACCAAGCTGCCTGACAAGACAGTAGAGTTCCTCCAG GAATACATTGTAAACAGGAATAAGAAGATTGAGAAGAGGCGTCAGGAACTGATAGACAAGGAAAgcacaaaaccaaaaccagatcCTTTCAAAG GGATTGGCCAGGAACACTTCTTCAAGAAGATCGAGGCTGCGCATTGCCTGGCCTGTGACATGCTGATTCCCGCGCAGCACCAGCTCCTCCAACGGCATCTGCATTCAGTGGACCACAACCACAACCGCAGG TTGGCTGCTGAACAGTTCAAGAAAACAAGTCTCCACGTGGCTAAGAGTGTTTTGAACAACAGACACATAGTGAAGATGCTGGAAAAATACCTCAAG GGTGAGGACCCTTTCACTAATGAAACCGTTGATCCTGAAATAGAAGGAGATGACAATTTAGGAGGTGAAGATAAGGAAGAGACACCTGAGGAGGTGGCTGCAGAAGTCTTAGCAGAGGTGATTACAGCAGCCGTGAGAGCTGTTGATGGGGAAGGAGTGCCAGCTGGTGAGAGTGGTGAAATGCTGGCTGAAGGGCAAGTCCCAGTGGGTGCAACAGAGGCCAGCAGCGATCTTCACATTGAACAGCTACTGGAAGAGCAGACTTCCTGTGGAACATCATCTGAGAAGGGCAGTAccgaagctgaggcaggaagtgagGCCACAGTGCTGGCAGCAGAGGCAGAAAATGCCCTAACAGTGGCTGTTCCTGCCCCGGCTGCTGTGGAATCTGAAGCGGGACAAAGTGATGCAGAGGCCAAAGATAATATTCATACAGAATAA